One window of the Acaryochloris sp. CCMEE 5410 genome contains the following:
- a CDS encoding O-antigen ligase, which translates to MTIFELNKKSISFGLLSLSVALGTAMLGEVILKASILLAITAIILSFFLKEFEVSILFLLVLRSSLDFFSQVKIPAAYGIGIEMLAVFYMVFCFISNKSIQTDSFWWLLFGWTISQGLWLLLMPLDALGSDASYLTESVREWLRILIWPTAYFLVLQLKGKVSPQKILSVLLLALPIPILMALFQLQNGIERINSTFAHSNAFASFLLLFMGIVWWQYKNAFRFKGLWITLLGGLSFLLISTKALFVLVMLLVSLLVIILPKLSLKTLIFGILSFSLVISLFASTDYGRSRLESTINTPLLNPEISINRGILLSESDHNSFNWRLSHWHTVLKAWEKHPFLGYGLGLSKQSIDSKYLPHNDYLRALIEGGILGLFSYLVLWGIYLTQSIKLVRSSTLDSHKDLSLIITALIIAVLVGMLTENIWSHTVFFFYFSILLAISSWDWNSPEIVSLTN; encoded by the coding sequence ATGACTATATTTGAACTTAATAAGAAAAGTATTAGTTTTGGCTTGCTCTCTTTGTCAGTTGCTTTGGGTACTGCCATGTTGGGAGAAGTCATCCTTAAAGCAAGCATACTATTAGCAATAACAGCTATTATATTGTCTTTTTTTCTAAAGGAGTTTGAAGTCAGCATCCTTTTTTTACTTGTGCTTAGAAGCTCACTTGATTTCTTTTCTCAAGTTAAAATTCCTGCTGCTTATGGAATCGGAATTGAGATGTTAGCCGTATTTTATATGGTGTTTTGTTTTATTAGTAATAAATCAATTCAAACAGACTCATTTTGGTGGTTATTATTCGGCTGGACAATCTCCCAAGGATTATGGTTGTTGTTAATGCCTCTCGATGCATTAGGCTCTGATGCTTCTTACTTAACTGAAAGTGTTAGAGAGTGGCTAAGAATACTGATATGGCCAACAGCATATTTTTTAGTTCTGCAGTTAAAAGGGAAGGTCTCACCTCAAAAGATTCTCTCTGTCCTATTGCTGGCTTTACCTATCCCAATTTTGATGGCCTTATTTCAGTTACAAAATGGAATAGAACGAATTAACTCGACTTTTGCTCATTCAAATGCATTTGCTTCATTTCTCCTATTATTTATGGGAATAGTGTGGTGGCAATATAAGAATGCATTTAGATTCAAGGGACTATGGATAACGCTGTTAGGTGGACTATCCTTTTTGTTGATTAGTACTAAAGCATTGTTTGTTCTAGTGATGTTGTTAGTATCTTTACTGGTAATCATTCTTCCTAAATTAAGTTTGAAGACCTTGATTTTTGGAATATTAAGTTTTTCCCTGGTAATTAGTTTATTTGCTAGTACGGACTATGGTCGGTCAAGACTTGAGTCAACGATTAATACGCCTTTATTAAACCCAGAGATTAGTATTAATCGAGGGATTCTTTTGTCTGAGTCAGATCATAATAGCTTTAATTGGCGCTTATCTCATTGGCATACTGTTTTAAAGGCATGGGAAAAACATCCCTTTCTTGGTTATGGTTTGGGGCTAAGCAAGCAATCCATTGATAGTAAATATTTACCTCATAATGACTATTTAAGGGCATTGATTGAGGGGGGAATATTAGGGCTCTTCTCTTATTTAGTATTGTGGGGGATATATCTTACTCAGTCGATTAAATTAGTACGATCTTCTACTTTAGACTCTCACAAAGATTTAAGCCTGATTATTACTGCTTTAATTATTGCAGTTTTAGTGGGAATGCTCACAGAAAATATATGGAGCCATACGGTATTCTTCTTCTATTTTTCTATTTTATTAGCAATATCAAGCTGGGATTGGAATTCCCCAGAAATAGTGAGTCTTACAAACTAG
- a CDS encoding glycosyltransferase, whose amino-acid sequence MSERTPKISVLMSAYNGSPKYLRESVDSILSQSFTDFEFIIIDDCSSDDSWSILCDYATRDCRIRLLRNPQNMGLTKSLNKGLNLAQGQYIARQDADDISMLNRFEKQFTWLTQHTETTLVSSEIQRIKPDGTFGNVSNRACLSELLPWNLLFHNHLGGHSQVMFRRQPVLDLGGYNEAYRYSQDYELWCRLAKTGEIVILPEVLLHQRFHSTSISSIKRAEQNKLVFSQVTRNIEQLTGKVLLQKEAENLHRLWSTNQKTQINRFPPTEMAKLLNQQLSFIYLAYVTNQADSIRQPLRTLIGQKFLDWANRLSLRKQLLVKFKIYGFALFWSPNLVVTQWIEKLRNKAELLTNRIPIYTIRNNIAEICKSAKVL is encoded by the coding sequence ATGAGTGAACGAACCCCTAAAATTAGTGTTTTGATGTCAGCTTACAATGGCTCTCCTAAGTATTTGCGGGAATCCGTTGATAGTATATTAAGTCAAAGTTTCACCGACTTTGAATTTATTATCATTGATGATTGCTCATCGGACGATAGCTGGTCTATCTTATGTGACTATGCAACTCGCGATTGCAGAATTCGATTGCTCCGTAATCCACAAAATATGGGCCTCACAAAATCTTTAAATAAAGGTTTAAATCTTGCTCAAGGTCAGTATATTGCTCGTCAAGATGCTGATGATATTTCAATGCTAAACCGTTTTGAGAAACAATTCACCTGGCTAACTCAACATACCGAGACAACCTTAGTCTCTTCTGAAATTCAAAGAATTAAACCCGATGGCACCTTTGGTAATGTAAGCAACAGAGCCTGTTTGTCCGAATTGTTACCCTGGAATTTGCTTTTTCACAATCATCTAGGTGGCCATAGTCAAGTAATGTTTAGGCGTCAGCCTGTACTTGACCTGGGTGGTTACAACGAAGCTTATCGGTATAGCCAAGATTATGAACTTTGGTGTCGATTAGCTAAAACTGGTGAGATTGTCATACTGCCAGAAGTCTTACTCCATCAGCGATTTCACAGTACTAGCATTTCTAGTATTAAACGAGCTGAGCAGAATAAGTTGGTATTTAGCCAGGTAACACGAAATATCGAGCAGTTGACTGGGAAAGTACTTTTACAAAAAGAAGCTGAAAATCTGCATCGTCTGTGGTCGACTAATCAAAAGACCCAGATCAATCGATTCCCTCCAACTGAAATGGCTAAGCTTCTTAATCAACAACTCAGTTTTATCTATCTCGCCTATGTGACTAATCAGGCTGACTCCATTAGGCAGCCTCTGCGTACTTTGATCGGACAAAAATTTTTAGATTGGGCCAATAGGCTAAGTTTACGCAAACAGCTATTAGTCAAATTCAAAATTTATGGGTTTGCGCTTTTCTGGTCTCCCAACTTAGTGGTTACACAATGGATAGAAAAGCTTAGAAATAAGGCAGAACTACTGACAAATCGGATACCAATTTACACTATTCGAAATAATATTGCGGAGATTTGTAAGAGTGCAAAAGTTCTCTAA
- a CDS encoding tyrosine-protein kinase family protein, with protein MNESVSKVIKIIYRNRWTTVGTFLSVFTGIVVYLLITPRLYSAKVRLILDQRPATSISPLGRDIAQTPGDNNKGLATQEELVRSKSVLTKAIVLFNQSNQDSAIEKVTLGEVKPEVATAVIPGTQIIEITFRHTDPGVTSSLLNLIASSVIQENAETIRSEARATRQFLENQIPRRQQELIKIESSISQFKQQYDIVSLEETDNKRLTQSISEAEKVAEEISANLRQVQARGLALSKVIDQSSDKESYLSAKAGQNPELISLRDQLSNLESQLKIKQETLTDDHPEIQKLITEKDAAQALYQQKLATISPGSRLNSDGTVKVANEKVTQELSEKLVLSVVERDELRDKLANTRAYISKLDARRKQYPVLEKTLASLQRKKEGATKSVNLLRQKLDEARIAEAQLVSNLRIIEEANKPTLPSYPNIPSFLVLGMMAAVALSAGVTLSVEGMDGRLRDLESIAENTNVPVLGIIPKQKNSRLFPSLPFAELYNNLPLLESVRALSKNIEYKNSTESKVLVITSAISGEGKSFVATNLAVLSAMLSKRTLLIDADMRRPSIHKIFQLPQDPGLQDYLRDSVKEDLPAAIHRTSVKNLSVMTSGKFSYDNVFSFETQRAKELFTEVQQHYDVIVIDTPPVMACSDALVLSQEGRQTIVVARLDVTPKQVLNRSIDILNSNNVNVVGLAINGVTASTDKYYRYLKEDYALAA; from the coding sequence ATGAACGAATCTGTTTCAAAAGTAATCAAAATAATTTATAGGAATCGTTGGACTACCGTAGGAACTTTTCTATCTGTTTTTACTGGGATAGTCGTGTATCTGCTGATTACTCCTCGTCTATATTCCGCAAAAGTCCGGTTAATTTTAGATCAAAGGCCAGCCACAAGTATTTCCCCCCTGGGTCGTGATATAGCTCAAACGCCAGGAGATAACAACAAGGGGCTAGCAACCCAAGAAGAGCTTGTTCGTTCTAAAAGTGTTCTCACAAAAGCTATTGTGTTGTTTAACCAAAGCAATCAAGATAGTGCCATTGAGAAAGTTACCCTAGGCGAAGTTAAGCCAGAAGTCGCCACAGCGGTTATTCCCGGTACTCAGATCATTGAAATTACATTTCGCCATACAGACCCAGGAGTAACTTCATCGCTATTGAATTTGATCGCCTCAAGCGTCATTCAAGAGAATGCTGAGACTATTCGCTCTGAAGCAAGGGCAACACGACAATTTCTAGAGAATCAAATCCCTCGCAGGCAACAGGAACTCATTAAAATTGAATCTTCCATCAGTCAGTTTAAGCAGCAATACGACATTGTTTCACTAGAGGAAACAGATAATAAGCGCTTAACTCAGAGTATTTCTGAAGCTGAAAAAGTGGCTGAGGAGATATCAGCTAATTTAAGACAAGTACAAGCCCGAGGCTTGGCACTTAGTAAAGTCATCGACCAAAGTTCTGATAAAGAATCATACTTATCAGCGAAGGCTGGACAGAATCCTGAGCTAATTAGCTTGAGAGATCAACTGTCTAATCTTGAGTCGCAGCTAAAAATCAAGCAAGAAACCTTGACAGATGATCATCCAGAAATTCAAAAACTCATCACTGAGAAGGATGCTGCCCAAGCTCTGTATCAACAGAAGCTTGCAACAATATCCCCAGGGAGTCGCTTAAACTCGGATGGTACGGTTAAGGTTGCGAATGAAAAAGTTACCCAAGAACTATCAGAAAAATTAGTCCTTAGTGTTGTTGAGAGGGATGAACTGAGGGACAAATTAGCCAATACAAGGGCCTACATATCTAAGCTAGATGCTAGGCGTAAGCAATACCCTGTCTTGGAAAAGACATTAGCCTCATTACAAAGAAAAAAGGAAGGGGCAACAAAATCAGTTAATCTTCTTCGTCAGAAGCTTGATGAGGCCCGTATTGCAGAAGCTCAACTGGTTAGTAATCTCAGAATCATTGAGGAAGCGAATAAACCAACTTTACCCTCATATCCGAATATTCCTAGTTTTCTTGTGCTAGGAATGATGGCTGCAGTTGCACTGTCAGCAGGGGTCACTTTAAGCGTGGAAGGGATGGATGGACGACTCAGAGACTTAGAGAGCATAGCGGAAAACACAAACGTTCCTGTGTTAGGCATAATTCCCAAACAAAAGAATAGCCGTTTGTTCCCTTCATTACCTTTTGCTGAACTTTATAATAACTTGCCATTATTGGAATCAGTAAGAGCATTATCTAAAAATATTGAATATAAAAATTCAACTGAAAGCAAGGTTTTAGTCATAACCAGTGCAATTTCTGGTGAGGGTAAATCATTTGTCGCCACGAACTTGGCTGTTTTATCGGCAATGTTGTCAAAAAGAACTTTACTGATTGATGCTGATATGCGGCGTCCTTCTATCCATAAGATTTTTCAGTTGCCTCAGGATCCAGGATTGCAAGATTACCTCAGAGATTCAGTAAAGGAAGATTTACCCGCTGCTATCCACAGAACATCCGTAAAAAACTTATCGGTGATGACTTCAGGGAAGTTTTCATATGATAATGTCTTCTCTTTTGAAACCCAAAGAGCAAAGGAACTATTTACTGAGGTGCAACAACATTACGATGTGATTGTGATTGATACTCCACCAGTAATGGCTTGCTCTGACGCTTTAGTATTGAGCCAAGAAGGGCGTCAAACAATTGTGGTTGCAAGGCTTGACGTTACTCCTAAGCAAGTTCTAAATAGGTCCATAGACATCTTAAATTCTAATAATGTCAATGTTGTCGGTCTGGCAATAAATGGAGTAACGGCCTCAACGGATAAATATTATCGCTACTTAAAAGAAGATTATGCCTTGGCTGCATGA
- the hepA gene encoding heterocyst formation ABC transporter subunit HepA — protein sequence MFSDLRIAIRNLLKATAFWQDNRLILREFKFFPGVTVAAISFSLVAAFMSGSSIALIGVFLQGLTNPHESPIHTGINWLDSWVLGTYSPSSERIVRLSGLILIVIWLQATFIYLGQLYSRLVAINLTERLRRSLFEQLQRLSLKFYSSTKAGELINSIRGETNQLQQAFGVISVFITQGATLLIYVGLMFILSWKLLLAAFLVFCLLSVVISNISARVREASFDVPKANGQFSTNTLEFIHGIRTVHASATHDFERKRFYKSTRQVAKSMVKVAKLSAIVGPLTQAISGTLLILIVAFAYNSLVESGQMRTVTLLTFLLTLSRTMPVVTKLNGAWTNLNAFQGAFHNIKELLRCDNKPYLKNGKTKFSHLKCSIDFISVNFGYTIDEPILQDITLSIFKGQTTALVGASGAGKSTLADLIPRFYDPLQGKILIDGIELSDYDVHTFRHKLAIVSQDTFIFNASVLYNITYGLDGVSEEAVWESTRQANAIDFIQELPEGLHTQLGDRGIRLSGGQRQRIAIARALLRNPEILILDEATSALDSVTERLIQESLEKLSKGRTVISIAHRLSTVVRADKVVVLEQGRVVEQGGYQELLKRRGKLWKYHQIQHELGQVS from the coding sequence ATGTTTTCAGATTTACGTATTGCTATTCGGAATCTCTTAAAAGCAACGGCATTTTGGCAGGACAATCGATTGATCCTGAGAGAATTTAAATTTTTCCCTGGCGTTACTGTAGCTGCGATCTCATTCTCGTTAGTCGCTGCTTTTATGTCCGGCTCTTCAATTGCTCTAATTGGAGTTTTTCTACAGGGACTTACAAATCCTCATGAATCGCCTATTCACACTGGCATTAATTGGCTAGATTCTTGGGTTCTCGGAACATATTCTCCATCTTCTGAAAGAATTGTGCGTTTGTCTGGACTCATCCTTATCGTCATTTGGCTACAGGCTACTTTTATTTATCTGGGTCAACTATATTCGAGATTAGTCGCTATTAACCTAACTGAACGTTTACGTAGAAGCCTATTCGAACAACTGCAAAGGTTGAGCTTAAAGTTTTATTCATCAACTAAAGCAGGTGAATTAATTAATAGTATTCGAGGAGAGACAAATCAACTTCAACAAGCTTTTGGAGTTATATCAGTATTTATAACCCAAGGAGCAACACTTCTAATTTATGTTGGGTTAATGTTTATACTGTCTTGGAAGCTTTTACTAGCAGCCTTCTTAGTTTTTTGTTTACTTTCTGTTGTAATTTCTAATATTTCTGCAAGAGTTAGAGAGGCCAGCTTTGATGTCCCAAAAGCAAATGGACAGTTTTCAACAAATACACTTGAGTTTATTCATGGAATTCGGACAGTCCATGCTTCAGCAACTCACGATTTTGAACGAAAACGCTTCTACAAGTCGACACGGCAGGTTGCTAAGTCAATGGTTAAAGTTGCCAAGCTCTCTGCAATAGTAGGACCATTGACTCAAGCTATATCTGGTACTTTGCTAATTCTTATAGTTGCATTTGCCTATAATTCATTGGTAGAAAGTGGTCAGATGAGAACAGTTACATTACTGACTTTTCTGCTTACCTTATCTCGAACAATGCCAGTAGTAACTAAATTAAATGGAGCTTGGACTAATTTAAATGCTTTTCAAGGCGCTTTTCATAATATTAAAGAGCTTTTAAGATGTGATAATAAACCATACTTAAAAAATGGTAAAACAAAATTTTCACACTTAAAATGTTCTATTGACTTTATATCTGTTAATTTTGGCTATACCATTGATGAGCCCATACTTCAGGACATCACACTTTCGATATTTAAAGGACAAACAACTGCATTAGTAGGAGCATCAGGGGCAGGCAAATCAACATTAGCAGATCTTATTCCTAGATTTTATGATCCTTTGCAAGGGAAAATTCTAATTGATGGAATTGAACTAAGCGACTATGATGTCCATACTTTTCGCCATAAGCTTGCAATAGTTAGCCAAGATACTTTTATTTTTAATGCATCTGTTCTGTACAACATTACATATGGCTTGGATGGGGTATCTGAAGAGGCTGTTTGGGAATCTACACGTCAAGCTAATGCGATTGATTTTATTCAAGAACTACCTGAAGGATTACATACTCAATTAGGCGATCGTGGCATTCGCTTATCCGGCGGGCAGCGACAACGAATTGCGATTGCACGAGCATTACTCAGAAATCCAGAGATCCTTATCTTGGATGAAGCCACTAGTGCTTTAGATTCTGTAACTGAACGGCTGATCCAAGAATCCTTAGAAAAACTATCTAAAGGCCGAACAGTGATTTCGATTGCTCATCGATTATCTACAGTGGTTCGTGCGGACAAGGTAGTAGTCCTAGAGCAAGGTCGGGTTGTTGAGCAAGGTGGGTATCAGGAGTTATTAAAACGACGAGGAAAGCTATGGAAGTATCACCAGATACAACATGAACTTGGTCAAGTAAGTTAA
- a CDS encoding sulfotransferase domain-containing protein, with the protein MYRIKKRLNIEHVTFDLYLIYALKFLYQKLFHLTCPQQQILMIVGCQRSGTSLINRIFARDFNINVYRESSCLSSNDPTQTGHFKLRLNSFQDLESDLLKDKSPTIVLKPLVETQNILHLLDHFPQSKALWMYRGYKDVVNSFLNKFSLNVGIRNIKAIIDGNTDFWYSESIPSSVRSTLVEFYRDDIQPADAVVLFWYVRNSFFFELELNLNSRVMMCKYEHMVCYPNQFINDIYSFLGKRFRAINTWEINSYSVDKGRSLDLSADIQELCDGLLSRLDQAFDKQMTAGQARPALRVANQRV; encoded by the coding sequence ATGTATAGAATAAAAAAACGATTAAATATCGAGCATGTCACCTTTGACCTATATCTTATTTATGCCTTGAAATTTCTATATCAAAAACTATTTCATCTAACATGTCCTCAACAACAAATTCTGATGATAGTTGGCTGCCAACGCTCAGGTACAAGCTTAATTAACCGAATCTTCGCTAGGGATTTCAATATTAATGTATATAGAGAATCTAGCTGTCTGTCCTCGAATGATCCAACTCAAACTGGGCACTTTAAGCTTCGGCTCAACTCATTTCAGGATTTGGAATCAGATTTATTAAAGGATAAGTCTCCTACTATTGTTTTGAAGCCATTAGTAGAAACGCAAAATATTTTGCATTTACTCGATCATTTTCCTCAATCTAAAGCCTTATGGATGTATAGGGGGTATAAAGACGTTGTAAATTCATTTCTAAATAAATTCAGTCTAAATGTAGGAATACGAAACATCAAAGCCATTATTGATGGAAATACAGATTTTTGGTATTCGGAATCCATCCCATCTTCTGTCCGATCAACCTTAGTTGAATTTTATAGGGATGATATCCAGCCTGCTGATGCAGTTGTTTTGTTTTGGTATGTCAGAAATTCATTCTTTTTTGAGTTAGAGCTTAATCTGAACTCAAGAGTAATGATGTGTAAATATGAGCATATGGTGTGCTATCCGAATCAATTTATAAACGATATCTATTCTTTTTTGGGAAAAAGATTTAGAGCTATAAATACGTGGGAGATTAATTCATATTCTGTAGACAAAGGGAGGTCTTTAGATCTTTCAGCGGATATCCAGGAACTCTGTGATGGCTTACTCAGTAGGCTTGATCAAGCATTCGATAAACAAATGACAGCTGGTCAAGCTAGGCCTGCACTTAGAGTTGCTAATCAACGAGTTTGA
- a CDS encoding glycosyltransferase — protein MVSSTPVISVIMPVYNSIKYLDKAVNSILSQSFRDFEFLIFDDGSTDGSLKKLQQYANQDKRIQLFTQEHRGLTILLNEGLKKATGKYIARMDSDDIALLNRFETQLTFLAENPECVAVGSEILRIDPEGLPIGIKGQPTKHEEILQALLNGRGGIINHPSAMFPRSALEAIGGYRCDLEPAEDFDLFVRLSEIGTLANLPQVLIKYRLHSQRTTSLRRKIQLEKVREIVCQAWCKRGMGEPPRDLLKSQPVLSPRESRKQWAQTAISQGYFITGLKHFIILLINRPYSLTTWKMVLRSLKSSIKQRNLVNFVNSASR, from the coding sequence ATGGTTAGTTCTACCCCTGTCATTTCTGTAATCATGCCTGTTTATAACTCTATAAAATATCTAGATAAAGCGGTCAACAGTATCCTATCCCAGAGCTTCAGGGACTTTGAGTTTTTAATTTTTGATGATGGATCTACTGATGGTTCCTTGAAGAAACTACAGCAATATGCAAACCAAGATAAGAGAATTCAATTGTTTACCCAGGAGCATAGGGGTTTAACGATATTACTTAACGAAGGGCTGAAAAAGGCCACAGGCAAGTATATTGCCCGAATGGATTCAGACGATATTGCCTTGTTAAATCGATTTGAAACCCAACTCACTTTTTTAGCTGAGAATCCAGAGTGTGTGGCAGTAGGTTCAGAAATCCTGAGAATTGATCCAGAGGGTTTACCCATCGGTATTAAAGGACAACCAACCAAGCATGAAGAAATCCTCCAAGCTTTATTGAATGGTAGAGGAGGAATAATTAACCACCCTAGTGCGATGTTCCCTCGTTCTGCGCTTGAAGCAATTGGTGGATACCGTTGCGACTTAGAACCGGCAGAAGACTTTGACTTATTTGTTCGTCTTTCTGAGATTGGAACACTGGCGAATCTTCCTCAAGTGTTGATTAAGTATCGCCTGCATTCTCAGAGAACAACTTCTCTTAGGAGAAAAATTCAGCTGGAAAAGGTTCGTGAGATTGTGTGTCAAGCGTGGTGTAAACGGGGAATGGGTGAACCTCCCAGAGATTTACTAAAAAGCCAGCCGGTTTTATCTCCCAGGGAAAGTAGAAAACAATGGGCTCAAACAGCCATATCTCAAGGATATTTTATTACTGGTTTAAAGCATTTCATTATTCTCTTAATCAATAGGCCTTATTCCCTAACCACTTGGAAGATGGTGTTAAGGAGCTTAAAAAGCTCAATTAAGCAAAGAAACTTAGTCAATTTTGTTAATTCTGCTTCGAGGTAA
- a CDS encoding sulfotransferase family protein yields the protein MNSLIQNLSLLSQSKKNITNKNTGEKIIDIAPLKALYIPIPKVACSSIKRAIANFLEIEIPNNGMNIHKAHFSFVNKEKLDQYESYWKFCFVRNPWDRLVSCYSEKIKSDKNFFGETGSFVNGVHKGFLKYKIFEANMPFSEFLKAVASIPDQEAEQHFRSQYTFLTDSSENIIADFIGRFERLEKDFIYILDTLNASSALELPQSNKTYHKHYRKYYTDESLALFQARYSKDISLFGYEF from the coding sequence ATGAACTCTCTGATCCAAAATCTCTCATTACTAAGTCAATCAAAGAAAAATATTACAAATAAAAATACTGGAGAAAAAATCATTGATATAGCTCCCTTAAAAGCACTCTATATCCCAATACCTAAAGTTGCTTGTTCTAGCATCAAGAGAGCAATAGCAAATTTTCTAGAAATCGAGATACCTAACAATGGGATGAACATTCATAAAGCACATTTTTCATTTGTAAACAAAGAAAAACTTGATCAGTATGAAAGCTATTGGAAGTTTTGCTTTGTCAGAAACCCCTGGGATAGATTAGTGTCTTGCTATTCAGAGAAGATAAAATCTGACAAAAACTTTTTTGGCGAAACAGGTAGTTTTGTGAACGGTGTTCATAAAGGGTTTTTAAAATATAAAATCTTTGAAGCAAATATGCCCTTTAGCGAATTCCTGAAGGCGGTTGCAAGCATACCTGATCAGGAGGCGGAGCAACATTTTCGTTCTCAATATACATTTTTAACTGATAGCTCTGAGAATATTATTGCTGACTTTATAGGGAGATTTGAGAGATTAGAAAAGGATTTTATTTATATCCTTGATACTTTGAATGCTTCTTCGGCGTTAGAGCTACCTCAGTCAAATAAAACATATCACAAGCATTATAGAAAATATTATACAGATGAATCGCTCGCCTTATTTCAGGCAAGATACTCAAAAGATATATCGTTATTTGGTTATGAATTCTAA
- a CDS encoding glycosyltransferase yields MAKVSVIITTFNSMHFFPETLESVLKQTFSDIEVIVVDDGSSDGISDWITSVVDSRVVFHSQSNQGVSSARNTGISLARGEYIAFLDGDDFWTPSKLERQVEVLDLEDEVGLVHTWLALMDEESRLTGRVMKPKSEGEIWEEIVESNMIACSSVMVRRSCLDVAGIFDSALIVAEDWDLWIRVAAVYRISVIKDPLVQYRIHPTSKSKRYPEMVEDFRTIIERAFQSVPYDYLPIRNRSYGRVNLCIAWKCIQAKEPDFEKAAFFCQQAISHYPNLRFSKEFISFSIANTLMQMVGMKSYVWCLSLFNTVRKIFSRNHTLSPVGHSS; encoded by the coding sequence ATGGCTAAAGTTTCAGTTATTATTACAACTTTTAATTCGATGCATTTCTTTCCCGAAACCTTAGAAAGTGTTTTGAAACAGACTTTTTCTGATATTGAAGTCATCGTTGTTGATGACGGTAGTTCTGATGGTATTTCTGATTGGATTACTTCTGTTGTAGATTCGCGGGTCGTTTTCCACTCCCAATCCAATCAAGGTGTGTCCTCAGCCCGAAATACTGGCATCAGCTTGGCACGAGGAGAGTATATCGCTTTTTTAGATGGTGATGATTTTTGGACTCCTTCTAAGTTAGAGCGGCAAGTTGAGGTGTTAGACCTTGAAGATGAGGTGGGGTTGGTTCATACCTGGCTGGCCTTAATGGATGAAGAAAGTCGGCTCACGGGTAGAGTCATGAAACCCAAGAGTGAAGGTGAAATTTGGGAGGAAATTGTCGAATCTAATATGATTGCCTGTTCTTCTGTGATGGTAAGGCGGTCTTGTTTAGATGTTGCAGGTATTTTCGATTCAGCCTTGATAGTTGCTGAAGATTGGGATCTATGGATTCGAGTTGCAGCAGTTTACCGGATTTCTGTGATTAAAGATCCGTTGGTTCAATACAGAATCCACCCTACGAGTAAATCGAAGCGGTATCCAGAAATGGTGGAGGATTTTAGAACGATTATTGAGCGGGCTTTTCAATCTGTCCCTTATGATTATTTACCGATTAGAAACCGGAGTTATGGACGCGTAAATTTGTGTATTGCTTGGAAATGTATTCAGGCTAAAGAACCAGATTTTGAGAAAGCAGCCTTTTTCTGTCAGCAGGCAATAAGCCACTATCCAAACTTACGATTTTCTAAAGAGTTTATTTCATTCTCTATTGCAAATACCCTGATGCAAATGGTGGGTATGAAGAGTTACGTTTGGTGTCTGAGCCTATTCAATACTGTTCGGAAAATTTTCTCTCGAAATCATACGCTTAGCCCCGTCGGTCATTCTAGTTAA
- a CDS encoding serine acetyltransferase encodes MIKNQLLEYIFQDWEVNKQTSLKSRVVLSSFRTSQLLLNLPYPFRLITYLYQIFTEILFSIELPANTKIGKNLQLQHGFSLVINRHVTIGKDCIIRHSTTIGNKILSDGSVSSSPIIGDHVEIGCNVVILGPIEIGDNAVIGAGAVVVSDVPAHAVVAGNPAKVIRLNRFQSSLSCVGR; translated from the coding sequence ATGATAAAAAACCAGCTGCTCGAATATATTTTTCAAGACTGGGAAGTCAATAAGCAGACCAGTTTAAAATCGCGAGTTGTGCTTTCTTCTTTTAGGACTTCTCAATTACTATTAAATCTCCCCTATCCATTTAGATTAATAACTTATCTATATCAAATATTTACGGAGATACTGTTTTCAATAGAATTACCTGCCAACACTAAAATAGGCAAAAACTTGCAGCTTCAGCATGGCTTTTCACTAGTTATCAATCGCCATGTAACTATCGGCAAGGATTGTATCATTCGTCACTCCACTACGATTGGAAATAAGATTCTATCGGATGGGTCTGTTTCCTCATCACCAATCATTGGAGACCATGTGGAAATTGGTTGTAATGTTGTTATTCTTGGGCCAATCGAGATTGGAGACAATGCTGTAATTGGAGCTGGAGCTGTCGTGGTATCTGATGTTCCTGCCCATGCTGTAGTTGCTGGTAATCCTGCTAAAGTTATTCGCTTAAATCGTTTTCAATCCAGCTTATCCTGCGTTGGTAGATAG